From a single Bemisia tabaci chromosome 10, PGI_BMITA_v3 genomic region:
- the LOC109031897 gene encoding UDP-glucosyltransferase 2 isoform X5, with the protein MASLTDILSKPTIFKGMKLTVMLIVLSWSHSYDAFSVLVFLPNPLRSHYDQVEPIFYALALRGHNVTVVSPYPPKDQTSNLRHIFLSADRFMKHTAADWNMMELSLTDDQFSIDQWKLHADVFVPEVLGSTVFGDLTRGASRFDLVFLELFFGQEALAVLGHIFDAPVVTYASFGHTPDVLRFAGAANAVAYLPYMELRTAGPLSLFQRLRNTWMQYASMLYHEYWYYPQHDALLAKYISKPLPRIRDMLHNISLYLLTGNVAVDGAKLYPPHVIEISELNIKGTNPLDEEIKVIMDQAENGVIFFCFGTLLQASSFRKEAVNTFLSVFKELKQTVLWKSNLNASDWDIPKNVHMRNWFDQPSILAHQNCVLFLTHGGLSSMMEAIRYAVPVAGMPFYGDQWRLLAYAEYLGYGLRLEYKNLTQKSLSWVIKTVLEDPTD; encoded by the exons ATGGCATCGTTGACTGACATCCTCTCAAAGCCGACGATCTTTAAAG GTATGAAGTTAACTGTGATGCTGATAGTGCTTAGTTGGTCGCACAGCTATGACGCCTTTAGCGTTcttgtatttttgccaaaccCTCTTCGAAGCCACTACGATCAAGTGGAACCAATATTTTACGCACTTGCACTCCGCGGCCACAATGTCACCGTCGTCAGCCCGTACCCACCAAAGGACCAGACATCCAATCTTCGACATATTTTCTTATCCGCGGACCGATTCATGAAACATACAGCTGCTG ACTGGAACATGATGGAGCTCTCGCTGACGGACGACCAGTTCAGCATCGACCAATGGAAGCTCCACGCCGACGTATTCGTGCCCGAAGTCCTGGGCTCCACCGTTTTCGGCGACCTGACCCGCGGCGCCTCGCGGTTCGACCTGGTCTTCCTAGAGCTGTTTTTTGGGCAGGAGGCGCTTGCCGTGCTTGGCCACATCTTTGACGCTCCCGTCGTCACCTATGCCTCCTTCGGTCACACCCCTGACGTGCTCCGCTTCGCCGGCGCCGCCAACGCCGTGGCCTATCTCCCGTATATGGAGCTCCGCACGGCTGGACCCCTCAGCCTCTTCCAAAGGCTCAGGAATACGTGGATGCAGTACGCGTCCATGCTGTATCACGAGTACTG GTACTATCCGCAGCATGACGCCTTGCTTGCCAAGTATATTTCAAAACCTCTGCCTCGTATTAGAGACATGCTGCACAATATTTCTTTATACCTACTTACTGGAAACGTTGCCGTGGATGGAGCCAAACTTTATCCGCCACACGTTATCGAGATATCGGAGCTGAACATCAAAGGCACAAACCCTTTGGACGAG GAAATCAAGGTCATCATGGATCAAGCGGAAAACGGAGTAATATTTTTCTGCTTCGGGACATTGTTGCAAGCAAGCAGTTTCCGAAAGGAGGCTGTCAACACTTTTTTGTCCGTATTTAAGGAGTTGAAGCAGACGGTTTTGTGGAAATCCAACCTCAACGCCTCGGATTGGGATATTCCTAAAAATGTCCATATGAGAAATTGGTTTGACCAGCCAAGTATTCTAG CGCACCAGAATTGTGTCCTGTTTCTTACTCACGGAGGATTATCGAGTATGATGGAAGCCATTCGTTATGCTGTCCCGGTTGCGGGTATGCCTTTCTACGGGGACCAGTGGAGGTTGCTGGCTTATGCTGAGTACCTCGGATACGGACTTCGTCTAGAATACAAGAATCTCACTCAAAAATCCCTGAGTTGGGTCATTAAGACCGTGCTGGAAGACCCCAC agactag
- the LOC109031897 gene encoding UDP-glucosyltransferase 2 isoform X1, with translation MASLTDILSKPTIFKGMKLTVMLIVLSWSHSYDAFSVLVFLPNPLRSHYDQVEPIFYALALRGHNVTVVSPYPPKDQTSNLRHIFLSADRFMKHTAADWNMMELSLTDDQFSIDQWKLHADVFVPEVLGSTVFGDLTRGASRFDLVFLELFFGQEALAVLGHIFDAPVVTYASFGHTPDVLRFAGAANAVAYLPYMELRTAGPLSLFQRLRNTWMQYASMLYHEYWYYPQHDALLAKYISKPLPRIRDMLHNISLYLLTGNVAVDGAKLYPPHVIEISELNIKGTNPLDEEIKVIMDQAENGVIFFCFGTLLQASSFRKEAVNTFLSVFKELKQTVLWKSNLNASDWDIPKNVHMRNWFDQPSILAHQNCVLFLTHGGLSSMMEAIRYAVPVAGMPFYGDQWRLLAYAEYLGYGLRLEYKNLTQKSLSWVIKTVLEDPTYKENIRRASKILSDKPMTSLETAVYFLEYVVRHKGAHHLKPLATKIPTYQLFLIDVIAIYGTLFFVVFYLILKLVILSWTRICKTQLKEKAD, from the exons ATGGCATCGTTGACTGACATCCTCTCAAAGCCGACGATCTTTAAAG GTATGAAGTTAACTGTGATGCTGATAGTGCTTAGTTGGTCGCACAGCTATGACGCCTTTAGCGTTcttgtatttttgccaaaccCTCTTCGAAGCCACTACGATCAAGTGGAACCAATATTTTACGCACTTGCACTCCGCGGCCACAATGTCACCGTCGTCAGCCCGTACCCACCAAAGGACCAGACATCCAATCTTCGACATATTTTCTTATCCGCGGACCGATTCATGAAACATACAGCTGCTG ACTGGAACATGATGGAGCTCTCGCTGACGGACGACCAGTTCAGCATCGACCAATGGAAGCTCCACGCCGACGTATTCGTGCCCGAAGTCCTGGGCTCCACCGTTTTCGGCGACCTGACCCGCGGCGCCTCGCGGTTCGACCTGGTCTTCCTAGAGCTGTTTTTTGGGCAGGAGGCGCTTGCCGTGCTTGGCCACATCTTTGACGCTCCCGTCGTCACCTATGCCTCCTTCGGTCACACCCCTGACGTGCTCCGCTTCGCCGGCGCCGCCAACGCCGTGGCCTATCTCCCGTATATGGAGCTCCGCACGGCTGGACCCCTCAGCCTCTTCCAAAGGCTCAGGAATACGTGGATGCAGTACGCGTCCATGCTGTATCACGAGTACTG GTACTATCCGCAGCATGACGCCTTGCTTGCCAAGTATATTTCAAAACCTCTGCCTCGTATTAGAGACATGCTGCACAATATTTCTTTATACCTACTTACTGGAAACGTTGCCGTGGATGGAGCCAAACTTTATCCGCCACACGTTATCGAGATATCGGAGCTGAACATCAAAGGCACAAACCCTTTGGACGAG GAAATCAAGGTCATCATGGATCAAGCGGAAAACGGAGTAATATTTTTCTGCTTCGGGACATTGTTGCAAGCAAGCAGTTTCCGAAAGGAGGCTGTCAACACTTTTTTGTCCGTATTTAAGGAGTTGAAGCAGACGGTTTTGTGGAAATCCAACCTCAACGCCTCGGATTGGGATATTCCTAAAAATGTCCATATGAGAAATTGGTTTGACCAGCCAAGTATTCTAG CGCACCAGAATTGTGTCCTGTTTCTTACTCACGGAGGATTATCGAGTATGATGGAAGCCATTCGTTATGCTGTCCCGGTTGCGGGTATGCCTTTCTACGGGGACCAGTGGAGGTTGCTGGCTTATGCTGAGTACCTCGGATACGGACTTCGTCTAGAATACAAGAATCTCACTCAAAAATCCCTGAGTTGGGTCATTAAGACCGTGCTGGAAGACCCCAC ATATAAGGAGAACATAAGGAGGGCctcgaaaattttgagtgatAAGCCTATGACGTCACTCGAGACGGCCGTGTATTTTCTCGAATACGTCGTCCGGCACAAAGGAGCCCACCACTTAAAGCCACTAGCGACCAAAATCCCCACTTACCAGCTATTTCTAATAGATGTCATTGCAATTTATGGCACATTGTTTTTTGTGGTGTTCTATCTCATCCTGAAACTAGTAATCTTATCATGGACAAGAATTTGTAAAACTCAACTGAAGGAAAAAGCCGATTAG
- the LOC109031897 gene encoding UDP-glucosyltransferase 2 isoform X2: MHLVCLILLVNCLGMKLTVMLIVLSWSHSYDAFSVLVFLPNPLRSHYDQVEPIFYALALRGHNVTVVSPYPPKDQTSNLRHIFLSADRFMKHTAADWNMMELSLTDDQFSIDQWKLHADVFVPEVLGSTVFGDLTRGASRFDLVFLELFFGQEALAVLGHIFDAPVVTYASFGHTPDVLRFAGAANAVAYLPYMELRTAGPLSLFQRLRNTWMQYASMLYHEYWYYPQHDALLAKYISKPLPRIRDMLHNISLYLLTGNVAVDGAKLYPPHVIEISELNIKGTNPLDEEIKVIMDQAENGVIFFCFGTLLQASSFRKEAVNTFLSVFKELKQTVLWKSNLNASDWDIPKNVHMRNWFDQPSILAHQNCVLFLTHGGLSSMMEAIRYAVPVAGMPFYGDQWRLLAYAEYLGYGLRLEYKNLTQKSLSWVIKTVLEDPTYKENIRRASKILSDKPMTSLETAVYFLEYVVRHKGAHHLKPLATKIPTYQLFLIDVIAIYGTLFFVVFYLILKLVILSWTRICKTQLKEKAD, from the exons ATGCACTTGGTATGTTTAATAT tGTTGGTCAATTGTTTAGGTATGAAGTTAACTGTGATGCTGATAGTGCTTAGTTGGTCGCACAGCTATGACGCCTTTAGCGTTcttgtatttttgccaaaccCTCTTCGAAGCCACTACGATCAAGTGGAACCAATATTTTACGCACTTGCACTCCGCGGCCACAATGTCACCGTCGTCAGCCCGTACCCACCAAAGGACCAGACATCCAATCTTCGACATATTTTCTTATCCGCGGACCGATTCATGAAACATACAGCTGCTG ACTGGAACATGATGGAGCTCTCGCTGACGGACGACCAGTTCAGCATCGACCAATGGAAGCTCCACGCCGACGTATTCGTGCCCGAAGTCCTGGGCTCCACCGTTTTCGGCGACCTGACCCGCGGCGCCTCGCGGTTCGACCTGGTCTTCCTAGAGCTGTTTTTTGGGCAGGAGGCGCTTGCCGTGCTTGGCCACATCTTTGACGCTCCCGTCGTCACCTATGCCTCCTTCGGTCACACCCCTGACGTGCTCCGCTTCGCCGGCGCCGCCAACGCCGTGGCCTATCTCCCGTATATGGAGCTCCGCACGGCTGGACCCCTCAGCCTCTTCCAAAGGCTCAGGAATACGTGGATGCAGTACGCGTCCATGCTGTATCACGAGTACTG GTACTATCCGCAGCATGACGCCTTGCTTGCCAAGTATATTTCAAAACCTCTGCCTCGTATTAGAGACATGCTGCACAATATTTCTTTATACCTACTTACTGGAAACGTTGCCGTGGATGGAGCCAAACTTTATCCGCCACACGTTATCGAGATATCGGAGCTGAACATCAAAGGCACAAACCCTTTGGACGAG GAAATCAAGGTCATCATGGATCAAGCGGAAAACGGAGTAATATTTTTCTGCTTCGGGACATTGTTGCAAGCAAGCAGTTTCCGAAAGGAGGCTGTCAACACTTTTTTGTCCGTATTTAAGGAGTTGAAGCAGACGGTTTTGTGGAAATCCAACCTCAACGCCTCGGATTGGGATATTCCTAAAAATGTCCATATGAGAAATTGGTTTGACCAGCCAAGTATTCTAG CGCACCAGAATTGTGTCCTGTTTCTTACTCACGGAGGATTATCGAGTATGATGGAAGCCATTCGTTATGCTGTCCCGGTTGCGGGTATGCCTTTCTACGGGGACCAGTGGAGGTTGCTGGCTTATGCTGAGTACCTCGGATACGGACTTCGTCTAGAATACAAGAATCTCACTCAAAAATCCCTGAGTTGGGTCATTAAGACCGTGCTGGAAGACCCCAC ATATAAGGAGAACATAAGGAGGGCctcgaaaattttgagtgatAAGCCTATGACGTCACTCGAGACGGCCGTGTATTTTCTCGAATACGTCGTCCGGCACAAAGGAGCCCACCACTTAAAGCCACTAGCGACCAAAATCCCCACTTACCAGCTATTTCTAATAGATGTCATTGCAATTTATGGCACATTGTTTTTTGTGGTGTTCTATCTCATCCTGAAACTAGTAATCTTATCATGGACAAGAATTTGTAAAACTCAACTGAAGGAAAAAGCCGATTAG
- the LOC109031897 gene encoding UDP-glucosyltransferase 2 isoform X3: protein MHLVCLICMKLTVMLIVLSWSHSYDAFSVLVFLPNPLRSHYDQVEPIFYALALRGHNVTVVSPYPPKDQTSNLRHIFLSADRFMKHTAADWNMMELSLTDDQFSIDQWKLHADVFVPEVLGSTVFGDLTRGASRFDLVFLELFFGQEALAVLGHIFDAPVVTYASFGHTPDVLRFAGAANAVAYLPYMELRTAGPLSLFQRLRNTWMQYASMLYHEYWYYPQHDALLAKYISKPLPRIRDMLHNISLYLLTGNVAVDGAKLYPPHVIEISELNIKGTNPLDEEIKVIMDQAENGVIFFCFGTLLQASSFRKEAVNTFLSVFKELKQTVLWKSNLNASDWDIPKNVHMRNWFDQPSILAHQNCVLFLTHGGLSSMMEAIRYAVPVAGMPFYGDQWRLLAYAEYLGYGLRLEYKNLTQKSLSWVIKTVLEDPTYKENIRRASKILSDKPMTSLETAVYFLEYVVRHKGAHHLKPLATKIPTYQLFLIDVIAIYGTLFFVVFYLILKLVILSWTRICKTQLKEKAD, encoded by the exons ATGCACTTGGTATGTTTAATAT GTATGAAGTTAACTGTGATGCTGATAGTGCTTAGTTGGTCGCACAGCTATGACGCCTTTAGCGTTcttgtatttttgccaaaccCTCTTCGAAGCCACTACGATCAAGTGGAACCAATATTTTACGCACTTGCACTCCGCGGCCACAATGTCACCGTCGTCAGCCCGTACCCACCAAAGGACCAGACATCCAATCTTCGACATATTTTCTTATCCGCGGACCGATTCATGAAACATACAGCTGCTG ACTGGAACATGATGGAGCTCTCGCTGACGGACGACCAGTTCAGCATCGACCAATGGAAGCTCCACGCCGACGTATTCGTGCCCGAAGTCCTGGGCTCCACCGTTTTCGGCGACCTGACCCGCGGCGCCTCGCGGTTCGACCTGGTCTTCCTAGAGCTGTTTTTTGGGCAGGAGGCGCTTGCCGTGCTTGGCCACATCTTTGACGCTCCCGTCGTCACCTATGCCTCCTTCGGTCACACCCCTGACGTGCTCCGCTTCGCCGGCGCCGCCAACGCCGTGGCCTATCTCCCGTATATGGAGCTCCGCACGGCTGGACCCCTCAGCCTCTTCCAAAGGCTCAGGAATACGTGGATGCAGTACGCGTCCATGCTGTATCACGAGTACTG GTACTATCCGCAGCATGACGCCTTGCTTGCCAAGTATATTTCAAAACCTCTGCCTCGTATTAGAGACATGCTGCACAATATTTCTTTATACCTACTTACTGGAAACGTTGCCGTGGATGGAGCCAAACTTTATCCGCCACACGTTATCGAGATATCGGAGCTGAACATCAAAGGCACAAACCCTTTGGACGAG GAAATCAAGGTCATCATGGATCAAGCGGAAAACGGAGTAATATTTTTCTGCTTCGGGACATTGTTGCAAGCAAGCAGTTTCCGAAAGGAGGCTGTCAACACTTTTTTGTCCGTATTTAAGGAGTTGAAGCAGACGGTTTTGTGGAAATCCAACCTCAACGCCTCGGATTGGGATATTCCTAAAAATGTCCATATGAGAAATTGGTTTGACCAGCCAAGTATTCTAG CGCACCAGAATTGTGTCCTGTTTCTTACTCACGGAGGATTATCGAGTATGATGGAAGCCATTCGTTATGCTGTCCCGGTTGCGGGTATGCCTTTCTACGGGGACCAGTGGAGGTTGCTGGCTTATGCTGAGTACCTCGGATACGGACTTCGTCTAGAATACAAGAATCTCACTCAAAAATCCCTGAGTTGGGTCATTAAGACCGTGCTGGAAGACCCCAC ATATAAGGAGAACATAAGGAGGGCctcgaaaattttgagtgatAAGCCTATGACGTCACTCGAGACGGCCGTGTATTTTCTCGAATACGTCGTCCGGCACAAAGGAGCCCACCACTTAAAGCCACTAGCGACCAAAATCCCCACTTACCAGCTATTTCTAATAGATGTCATTGCAATTTATGGCACATTGTTTTTTGTGGTGTTCTATCTCATCCTGAAACTAGTAATCTTATCATGGACAAGAATTTGTAAAACTCAACTGAAGGAAAAAGCCGATTAG
- the LOC109031897 gene encoding UDP-glucosyltransferase 2 isoform X4 — protein sequence MKLTVMLIVLSWSHSYDAFSVLVFLPNPLRSHYDQVEPIFYALALRGHNVTVVSPYPPKDQTSNLRHIFLSADRFMKHTAADWNMMELSLTDDQFSIDQWKLHADVFVPEVLGSTVFGDLTRGASRFDLVFLELFFGQEALAVLGHIFDAPVVTYASFGHTPDVLRFAGAANAVAYLPYMELRTAGPLSLFQRLRNTWMQYASMLYHEYWYYPQHDALLAKYISKPLPRIRDMLHNISLYLLTGNVAVDGAKLYPPHVIEISELNIKGTNPLDEEIKVIMDQAENGVIFFCFGTLLQASSFRKEAVNTFLSVFKELKQTVLWKSNLNASDWDIPKNVHMRNWFDQPSILAHQNCVLFLTHGGLSSMMEAIRYAVPVAGMPFYGDQWRLLAYAEYLGYGLRLEYKNLTQKSLSWVIKTVLEDPTYKENIRRASKILSDKPMTSLETAVYFLEYVVRHKGAHHLKPLATKIPTYQLFLIDVIAIYGTLFFVVFYLILKLVILSWTRICKTQLKEKAD from the exons ATGAAGTTAACTGTGATGCTGATAGTGCTTAGTTGGTCGCACAGCTATGACGCCTTTAGCGTTcttgtatttttgccaaaccCTCTTCGAAGCCACTACGATCAAGTGGAACCAATATTTTACGCACTTGCACTCCGCGGCCACAATGTCACCGTCGTCAGCCCGTACCCACCAAAGGACCAGACATCCAATCTTCGACATATTTTCTTATCCGCGGACCGATTCATGAAACATACAGCTGCTG ACTGGAACATGATGGAGCTCTCGCTGACGGACGACCAGTTCAGCATCGACCAATGGAAGCTCCACGCCGACGTATTCGTGCCCGAAGTCCTGGGCTCCACCGTTTTCGGCGACCTGACCCGCGGCGCCTCGCGGTTCGACCTGGTCTTCCTAGAGCTGTTTTTTGGGCAGGAGGCGCTTGCCGTGCTTGGCCACATCTTTGACGCTCCCGTCGTCACCTATGCCTCCTTCGGTCACACCCCTGACGTGCTCCGCTTCGCCGGCGCCGCCAACGCCGTGGCCTATCTCCCGTATATGGAGCTCCGCACGGCTGGACCCCTCAGCCTCTTCCAAAGGCTCAGGAATACGTGGATGCAGTACGCGTCCATGCTGTATCACGAGTACTG GTACTATCCGCAGCATGACGCCTTGCTTGCCAAGTATATTTCAAAACCTCTGCCTCGTATTAGAGACATGCTGCACAATATTTCTTTATACCTACTTACTGGAAACGTTGCCGTGGATGGAGCCAAACTTTATCCGCCACACGTTATCGAGATATCGGAGCTGAACATCAAAGGCACAAACCCTTTGGACGAG GAAATCAAGGTCATCATGGATCAAGCGGAAAACGGAGTAATATTTTTCTGCTTCGGGACATTGTTGCAAGCAAGCAGTTTCCGAAAGGAGGCTGTCAACACTTTTTTGTCCGTATTTAAGGAGTTGAAGCAGACGGTTTTGTGGAAATCCAACCTCAACGCCTCGGATTGGGATATTCCTAAAAATGTCCATATGAGAAATTGGTTTGACCAGCCAAGTATTCTAG CGCACCAGAATTGTGTCCTGTTTCTTACTCACGGAGGATTATCGAGTATGATGGAAGCCATTCGTTATGCTGTCCCGGTTGCGGGTATGCCTTTCTACGGGGACCAGTGGAGGTTGCTGGCTTATGCTGAGTACCTCGGATACGGACTTCGTCTAGAATACAAGAATCTCACTCAAAAATCCCTGAGTTGGGTCATTAAGACCGTGCTGGAAGACCCCAC ATATAAGGAGAACATAAGGAGGGCctcgaaaattttgagtgatAAGCCTATGACGTCACTCGAGACGGCCGTGTATTTTCTCGAATACGTCGTCCGGCACAAAGGAGCCCACCACTTAAAGCCACTAGCGACCAAAATCCCCACTTACCAGCTATTTCTAATAGATGTCATTGCAATTTATGGCACATTGTTTTTTGTGGTGTTCTATCTCATCCTGAAACTAGTAATCTTATCATGGACAAGAATTTGTAAAACTCAACTGAAGGAAAAAGCCGATTAG
- the LOC109031899 gene encoding UDP-glucosyltransferase 2 produces the protein MELFFGQEAFVVLGRLFNASIVSYSSFGYSPQVLRAVGATNAFSYVPHKDLPYAGPMSLLQRLNNAFLSYATMLHFHYWYYPAHDEIITRLVPGRHPPIVDMLGNVSLVFLTGNTALDGARLYPPCVVQLTALHLKDPKPLDKELKSIMDKAEHGVIYFSYGSIIKMSHLPRSIIEMFLSTFERLDQTVLWKTDLNTTDLNIPKNVHVRSWFEQTSILAHSNCVLFVTHGGLSSMMEAIRAAVPIVGTSFYGDQIINLANAEYYGFGIHVHYSSLTQQSFHAAITRVLSDPTFKLNVIQRSNIFKDEPVPPLDEAVYWVEYVIRHKGAHHLKPLAAYIPWYQLFLFDVIVVFSAAFLVLAYTVYIVVKVVLYLTRSLCGGSKSIKVKLN, from the exons GTGCTAAGGGCGGTGGGCGCAACGAACGCTTTCAGCTATGTGCCTCACAAAGACCTGCCGTACGCCGGGCCGATGTCCTTGCTCCAGCGCCTCAACAACGCGTTCTTGAGCTACGCGACGATGCTTCACTTCCACTACTGGTACTACCCGGCCCACGATGAGATCATCACTCGCCTCGTCCCGGGCCGCCACCCCCCGATTGTCGACATGCTCGGCAACGTCTCGCTTGTCTTTCTTACCGGCAACACTGCCCTTGACGGTGCTCGCCTGTATCCACCCTGCGTTGTCCAGCTCACCGCGCTACACTTGAAGGACCCAAAGCCTTTGGATAAG GAGTTGAAGTCAATCATGGACAAAGCTGAACACGGAGTAATTTACTTCTCCTACGGCTCGATTATTAAAATGAGTCACTTGCCGAGGTCGATCATCGAGATGTTTCTCTCTACTTTTGAACGTCTAGATCAGACCGTCCTCTGGAAAACAGACTTGAACACAACTGATCTAAACATCCCAAAGAACGTGCACGTGCGATCGTGGTTCGAACAAACCAGCATCCTTG CCCATTCAAACTGCGTGCTCTTTGTGACGCACGGAGGTCTGTCCAGTATGATGGAGGCCATCCGTGCTGCCGTACCCATCGTCGGCACTTCCTTCTATGGCGACCAAATCATCAACCTGGCAAACGCCGAGTACTACGGCTTCGGGATTCACGTCCACTACTCCAGTCTCACGCAACAATCCTTTCACGCAGCCATCACGAGGGTACTCAGCGATCCCAC GTTCAAATTGAACGTGATACAGCGCTCGAATATATTCAAGGATGAACCGGTGCCACCTTTAGACGAAGCCGTTTATTGGGTGGAGTACGTCATCAGACACAAAGGAGCCCATCACTTGAAACCCTTGGCCGCCTATATACCTTGGTACCAACTGTTTCTCTTCGACGTGATCGTCGTTTTCTCTGCCGCATTCCTCGTCTTAGCGTATACTGTTTACATCGTTGTAAAAGTGGTATTGTACCTAACTCGCTCGCTGTGTGGAGGATCAAAATcgataaaagtaaaattaaattga